From a single Rutidosis leptorrhynchoides isolate AG116_Rl617_1_P2 chromosome 5, CSIRO_AGI_Rlap_v1, whole genome shotgun sequence genomic region:
- the LOC139849810 gene encoding uncharacterized protein, with product MAWVKWEQILLPYEFGGLNVCSLKIKNLANLTKWWWRFLSGENVFWVRIIKSIYEIGGGLGCSTSLPEIKLKNLSGRPWYNIIKIEDTLTKLGCNLSNAFVKDVGIGADTRFWIDKWIGDVPLKHAYPKLFKLEATPDAYIADRLDVTVNPLISKWNWIMTPRWRTEDEVFALIESIRAHPFSHSPAIQSHPSAGPWSWKHDPSGLFSTSSLVQLLSSLAAEKVLSSPPQPTDLNPLIPQKIGIFIWRAKQNKLPVRVALDKKVLISTH from the coding sequence ATGGCATGGGTTAAATGGGAACAAATACTTTTACCTTACGAATTTGGTGGTTTAAATGTttgctccttaaaaattaaaaatcttgcaAACCTAaccaaatggtggtggagattcctCTCGGGTGAAAATGTTTTTTGGGTTCGCATTATCAAAAGTATTTATGAAATTGGCGGGGGTTTGGGATGTTCTACCTCGCTACCCGAGATCAAATTGAAAAATCTCTCGGGTCGCCCTTggtataatattattaaaattgaaGACACCCTAACTAAGTTAGGGTGTAATCTTTCTAACGCTTTTGTCAAAGATGTAGGAATTGGTGCGGATACGAGATTTTGGATTGATAAGTGGATAGGTGACGTACCGCTCAAACACGCATACCCGAAACTTTTCAAACTCGAGGCTACACCAGATGCTTACATTGCCGACCGTTTGGATGTAACGGTTAATCCGTTGATTTCCAAATGGAATTGGATCATGACCCCGAGATGGCGTACTGAGGATGAAGTTTTTGCTCTTATCGAATCCATCAGAGCACACCCTTTTTCGCATTCACCTGCTATCCAGTCTCATCCATCTGCTGGCCCGTGGTCCTGGAAACATGACCCGTCGGGTCTGTTTTCCACCAGCTCGTTGGTTCAGTTACTTAGCTCTCTAGCCGCTGAAAAAGTTCTTTCTTCACCTCCCCAACCTACGGACCTTAACCCACTCATCCCGCAAAAAATTGGTATCTTCATTTGGAGGGCGAAACAAAACAAATTGCCCGTTAGAGTCGCGCTAGATAAAAAGGTATTGATCTCCACTCATTGA